AAACGGTAAGTAGAGTAAGGGCACATGAAACACCAAGCCAAATTAATAGATTCAAATGGGTACCTGGCTATGCGAAATTTGCTCCTTCTTGAAAGCAAACACAACAACAAGAAGGGCGAAGACTAGCGGGAAAAGCGATGGGCTGTAACTGTTCTTATCTTTTGCAACAGCTAGAATCTATTGAATTAACAAAGTAACTAATTGGAGCACAGAGAAGGCAACCTCCACCCACGCAAGTACCTTCTCAGGTCTATGTCCATATGCCGGGAAGAAAATTCTTATTGCTTTTTCCATATACATCCAACACTACTGATATTGCCTCCATGACAAGGAAAAACACAGAAAGAAACCTCCGACCCTGTGATTCATATTTAGACCGCAAACCAGGTGATTCGGATTCAAACCACCAACCCTGTGATTCAGATTCAGACCACCTCAAACCCTGTAATTCAGATTCAGACCACCTCAAAACCTGTGATTTAGATTCAGACCTGGACTGTAATTCAGATTCAAACGACCAACACTGTAATTCAGATTCCGAACACCTCAAACCCTGTAATTCAGATTCAGACCTCAAATCCTGTGATTCAGATTCAGATTCAGAGATTAAGGTTACATATAACATATacagcaataaaactatatataattaagagcGTCTTAATTTCTCAATTCATTAATCAATGAAATTACTAAATTTCTCATAATTAACCACCTGCTTCCTTCAGTAATTGGTATATCTCAATCACCAAACACTCCAATACCTAAGAAACAGTGAGATGAATACGATAAAAATTGAATGTATTTCAATTGCCCGGGATTGAAAGGGCTAGTTAAAAAccaaaagacaaagaaaataatataaaatgaaaataagtaaACTTTCATTCACCATTACCACAAGAGGGGGGCAGAGaatatgacaattaatattcattttgagAGAAGTTTTGCTATATTTTCCCACTTTCGCCAAACATCATTAACCAAGTAAAAACTTCAAATTGACTTGAAAGTTAACTGAATACAACATGGGCAACAATTGTTTAACCTATATCAGTAATGTGTGTGATTTGTATTATGCATATATCATTTAACCCAATACATGATAATTTTCTCACCGTTGTAGATGTTATACCAACCAATTCATTTGACgtgaaaaatatgaagtttaaaatttatggatatgataattatttttttacaaaagtaAAGAATGACTTACATTATGAACATAATTAGGTTATATTATGcgcataattaattattttttatgcatataataataaCTTATATTATGAGTATAATAGTTTActatttaattgtttctttttaatataattatgttttacactattaatagtttaatattatgaatataattatgatttataatttaatgtttaattatttttgcttttgaataattattaataacttacaCTCTTAGTTTATATGCTACAGTGCTTCCTTCCTGTTAAAGCACAAATGGctataataaaacataagacTGACAAGACAAATGCAGCAAAGAGAaaattctttttgctttttcgATATACATCCAACACCACTGATGTTTCCTCCATGACAAGGAAAAACACAGAAAGATGCCTCCAACCCTGTGAATAAGCTCAAAGAGTGTAACTTAGGCATAATgttttagtattatttaaaaaaaaaaaaaaaagaagaaacaaaataaaggcAATTccataaaatagaataaaatatttttgaaacttcaattCTCTAAATCAGCTCAAAGAGAGTTTATGGAATTTCTCTCATAGTTATTCAGAaactaaaaaatgttaaataagcTTTTTTCGAGTCAAGCCATACAACTACAGATACTCTTATAAGATGATGAGTGATGTATAAGCAAATTGTCGTTGATTTTGCTGAAAACAAACGGACCTGAGTGCCTTGGGGCATAGCATCCACCTTGTAACGTTTGGAGGGGTTGGCAGTGAATCGAAACCTCCGTTTGGGATTTTTGATGATTCCACATTGATTTCTCCATCTCTCCAGCACCTCGGCGGACAAATGTTCCGGTCtaacatcaaaattttctaGCAAATATCTCTCCATTAATCAACTACTTATTTCTTTCAACAATTGGCAACCAAATCTCCTCCTAACAGTGTtctatttctttcaaaatcagCAAGCAAGGTTTCTAGTTAAAACTCGCCCGTCTCTGCCATTCAAATACTACAGAAACAGGAACTACCGCGAACAAGCTTGACCTAGTGGAGGCAATAACAAAGCAATTTCGATTGGTGTTACAAGGAACCTTCTCTAGCCGTGGAATATAATAAAGCTTCCTAAAGAAAGCCATCTTTGATAAAGGTTCCTCACGCGGTTTGACCATCATCCAGGAAGTGCTTTTACCTCTCACCAGTAATATCGCCCAGTAAAATCTATCAAAATTACACCGAAAGACTAACTAccctctaataatttttttaatttcataattatcacaaataaataTCTGATCCTTTTACTCTTTTTCTCTATACATCGGTtctctacatatatatatataacaaaaacatcCAAAATCACAAAGAAATTTCCCGAAAGAAAAGTCATTGACAAACGGATGAGCCAACAACATACGCAGATAATCTCACCGATCACGTTTCTCCCTTGCCAATCAGTACATCTTGTCATGCCATGCCTGGGTTTTgagaaataattttccatttttgcCCTTCATCCGTTAATTTTTATGGTAGCCCGAGTTGCTTTTTAATACAAATGCCAGTGCTCTCAAAACTTAGAATCAACATTCGCTTTTCAGAATCTAAGGACCCCATTGGACATTCACTAAATGTAAGGATTCCAAACACGCGGCTGCTGCGCGGAAAGTGAATGGTGCAATTAACACGATTGACCTGTTGCTTTTTTGACGTAACCTATCCTCGTCGTGTGTGaggataatttaattaagtattattttattttaaattaaaatctttataattataattatattcaaaaatatattcatttttttttgttatgtaatatgaaaatgaaaaaaaatttgtaaattatatagatataatataatcaataataaataaattagtgtttaaatttttcaaaattaataaataaaaatttaaaaaaactctagTATTTAGTTGAAAATAATTCCTTTGGCCTAAAACCTTTAACAAATCATGACTTCTGATTCACATGTGCTTCATTGCTTTGACTTCCAATTTTTTACTTGGGAAACATAGATTTCATGACTGTAAGCATACCTTTggtttcataatattttattactaaaattgaaagacttttttaaaaattattatatatgatgaaatttaataaaatttaataattattatatttagttagagataataaaatattactagtatattatttatttaaatattctatattataattatttaaacatatttttatattatttgttatattaattaaaaataaaaattatttttattttaaaaaattaataaataaatatataattaaaataaaatcaaaattatcttggtaattttttaatacctaagtaAAGATGACAATAAAATTACCTCTTATACTATCTGCTACAGTAGCAttgttaatagaaaattattgtaattttttatcacttataaattaaatgaaataatataaataataaaaaatagattaataaagtaatatttaaagtCTGGTAACTAATTGCCACCTAAATTTAATCTTcctattcatttaatttatattgccctataattatatacattgaATATATTCCAAATGGAAACTATTATTTTCCATGCCAAATTTGGAGGAATCATAAATTCTCAGCCATTAAATGGTTAAAACTACAAAATTTCACCCATATTACAACTTTGTTAGATGAAAAAACTTAAGGGTGAAAAAGTTATTtcagttattttaaattttcaggaaaaaaaaaaagccaacgtCAAATCACCAAGATCACAACTTAGAAAACATGATTTGGCTAAAATCGCACTAAGTTAGATGCAATACAAGCTAAATTCATTTAAGTCACTTTCTTTAAGTGTGATCAAGttggaattattttttttagcatAATTTTATAAGATCGCAATTTAGCTAGTGTCATTCTAATGGTCGGATAACATCTTTTAGAGGGGGTTATTCAATCTGAATCATACCAAGCCAAGtgcaataaaaatatagtttactCTATTAATCGATTGtatttaaataatcatatttatacCAAGTTAATGcacaaaatgaaattattagtttttaaaattttgaaagaaaaatgagataaatttatatattttttaatattattattaaaatgataattttttttaactataactaaaaattttaacacaatttaaGCATATAGgtcaaactttcattttttttaaaaaaattgataggtaTAAGTTTAAAATTGCATTAAATCTTTGGTGGTagcaagtcttttggccttattagaaatatatagtACGACACCGGACTAAAAGAATGGAGCACTAACAAATATTACGATCTCATCAATCTTCCAAAGAAAGTATCAAAAGTAAAtcttttagaaggaaagtggaaGCTGGCTCCTTTAACCTTAATATTATTCCAAGTCTGACGAATCTTCACTATAATAAGGCCTTTGAGGTAGAAGCACGTTTGCCTCACCCTTACGGATCAAGCACCTGCTCCTACAATcaaccaaaattaacaaaatcaaaataaataaataaatttaaaatcaacaaattcaaactcgAGAAGAATATTTTTGATTCTAGAAAGCATTCCAGAGCGGTTGATCaagtttttgttaatattttgtgtAATTGGATCTATTTGCTTTTTTGAGACAAATAGAGTCACACATTTGcttgtaaaataattatgaataatattatacatatccaCTTTACATATACACTtatgtatatcatcatgtgattagatattactttataaGTGAGCAATTATGAGACACTCAATGGTAATCAGTATACTACTGTACAAGCAttgatgtttatataaattagctaaattttcagaaatttcGTTACAAACATGAAATTAAGGTGGTCAAAAGCAAGAGATGCTACCTGCTTGTTTAATTAAAGAAGGTTATACTCTTAAAATTGCACAATACAGCAatgagataaatagtatttgaTTGCAAGTCAGATGCTAAGTAGAGTAAGGGCACATGAAACACCAAGCCagattaataaattcaaatgggTACCTGGCTATGCGAAATTTGCTTCTTCTTGAAAGCAAACACGACAACAACAAGGGCAAATACTAGCGGGAAAAGGGATGGGCTGTAACTGTTCTTCACTTTTGCAACAGCTAAAATATATTGACTGAATGAAATAACTAATTGGACCACAGAGAAGGCAACCTCCACCCACGCAAGTTCCCTCTCAGCTCTTTGTTTATACGCTGCAGTGTTTCTTTTCCTGATAAAAGCATATATGGTTATAATAAAACCAAAGGCTGACAAGACAAATGcagcaagaagaaaattcttGTTGCTTTTTCCATATTCATCCAACACCACTGATATTGCCTCCATGACAAGGAAAAACACAGAAAGAAACCTCCAACCCTGTGATTCATATTTAGACCACAAATCATGTGATTCGGATTCAAACCACCAACCCTGTGATTCAGATTCAGACCACCTCAAACCCTGTAATTCAGATTCAGACCACCTCAAACCCTCTAAATCATCTGCTTCGACTATAAAATCGGCAGAAAGCCCGACCACAGCAGGCATTTTAACTTCCTCTACCTGCGATTCAGATTAGGAGATTAAGGTTACATATAACATATacagcaataaaactatatataattaagagcaTCTTATTTTCTCAATTCGTTAATCAATGAAATTACTAAATTTCTCATAATTAACCAGCTGCTTCCTTCAGTAATATCTCAATCATCAAACACTCCAATATCTAAGAAAGAGTAAgatgaatatgataaaaattgaatgcATTTCAATTGCCTGGGATTGAAAGGGCTAGTTAAAAACCAAAAGACAGAGTGAACTTTCATTCACCATTACTACAAGACGGGGCTGGCCAGAGAAtatatgacaattaatattcattttagagAAGTtgtaccatatatatatattttctatcttCTGACAGTATTGGAAGAAATTCATTTTAGAGAAGTTGTGCTATATTTTCCCACTTTCGCCAAACATCATTAACCAAGCAAGAACCTTCAAATTGACTTGAAAGTTAATTAAGCACGATATGGGCAACAGTTGTTTAGCCTATATGAGTACTGTGTATGATCCGTATTAAGCAGATATCATTTGACccaataaatgataattttcttaacattttatatgttattagacacgtcaattggacCGGGCTAAATGGAGGTCCGgcccgaagcacgaaaaaaGGCCCGGGCACGATAAAACCCGGTCCGGCACTGTAGAGTGTCGGGCCGGGCCTAGGGGTTTAATATTAGGCCCATGGgctggcccggcccggcccaatactgtttatatatatatatatatatatatatatatatatatatatatatatatatatatatatatatatatatatatatatatttatttttttttttttcttagacAATAGAAGCAAATCTTGGCTTCTGCTGCCTTGCCGCCTTGGTCTACTTCTGCCTTGGCAGAAGCAGATTTATGCTTCTGCCAGACAGGAGCCtctacaaaatttttttttaaaatttttttttaaataaatctattttatttccttttattttcacttttatttataaatcttttaatcactcaatttcaattattgcattatattttcaatttcattaactctctttcaaaaaatatctaaattcgtaaataataattatttatttttgaagaattcagagatttaaatataaaagatgaatagataaatattatatagtagatatattttatttatgttttgtaatttatacctatataaattaatttatttatactatgttatcaatttataatatttttcatcatataactacggtattcctccgtcacaagtgagaggttataaataaaatattcgggatactgttatcggttttaataattgaaaaaaatttatgttaaaaaatgttaattaaaaattaaaaaaaaatggttaaatgggccgggccggcccGATTAAAGCCCAACCCGGCCCGACCCGATTAAAGCCCAACCCGGCCCGACCCGATTAAGGCCCGTTATTATATGGGtcgggccttgggcctttatattttaatgggtCGGCTCGGTCCAAAGGCCCGTTACTGTTTAGACCTTAGGCCCGGAACTGCCCATTAGCCCGATGGGCCGAATCGGAGCCAGCCCGGCTCATTGACATCTCTATATGTTATATCAACCTGTTCATATTCAGGAGATATATCTGGCAATTTCTCCAAAATATCTTCAACGATATCCTCTACAAGTCCGTCGTCGGGCctatcaataaaacaaaaggAAACAGAAGTGACTAATAAGTAGATCACAAAGAGACATAGACAACATAATTCTTATTCCAATAGGCGGGAAAACATTTcctaataaattctattttcaACGTTATTGaccaaaagtaattaaaaaaattatatttcatatctTAACAATGCCAGTAAACAGCTTCAAGTATTCCTTACCTCAATGATAAAGTAGAACCAATAgtctttcaatttaataaatttaactctaaaatattGATCTGCAGTGGAACTTGTTCataaaatcttcaaaaactgaatgaaatatatatatatatatatatatatatatatatatatatatatatatatatatatatatatatatatattttctgcatcttgacaaaaacaaaataagcaTAAAGTGAAAGCATAATGTAAGAAGAGAAGTTTCACCTAATAGCATCTGCAGAAAAGCCAGAAATATTTGCTGCTTCTTTCAAAGCATCTCTCCATCTTGTTAATCTTTCTGGGTTCTCCTTATAACGTTCTTCAACCCGACTAAATCCATGCCCAAAGCTCCCAGTCTGATTCTTTACATCAACTGGATCTACGTGATAGTATACTGGTATTACTACCTGGCCGTATAAGCGTCGGCATCCAAGAATCTTTTCAAGCTCTTCAAGAAACGATTTAGAAGAAGCGTAGTTTTCCGAGAAAACGACAACTGATATCTTTGATTTTTCAATAGCATGCAAAGTTTCTTCTCCACGAACAAGTTTATCATCGATGAAAATCTTAATCTTATCGTCAAGCAAAGCTTCATTGAGGCGATCGATAAAATGGCGGACATCTTCATCCCTAAAACTAAGGTAAACATCATGCTCAAATCGAGtagttaaagaagaagaagcagccATCAAGTTCGATGGTGAGAGATTCTACAGATAATCGACTGACAcaatttggaagaagaggaagggGAAGCCGAGAGAGAAGTAGACTTTAGCTTCGGCCCTTcgggataaaataatataaaacctgTTGTAAGTAAGGAATAATTGAGAGAAATaagtgaaagagagaaagagtaatttttatgtataaatctGGATGCTTAATTTACAGAGTGAGCGGGGCtatttataagcattttggtcGCTCCTCAAGTAAAGAAAAATGGGTAATTTGCAAGGCATTTAATGTGTTTACATTAACTTTTTAGCCAAAGTCTTTTCATGTGGCCTCACATATAACAAAACCAGGTTTCCTTGCATTTTCTGGCctgccaaagaactatttcccacctaaggttagGTGAAAAGACAAACACACGCACATGAGTTCTTGAAAATTGATCTTTTTGAAAGACGCCTCCAACCCTGTGATTCAGATTCAGAGTCAGAGATTAAGGTTACATATAACATATACAGCTATAAAACGATATATAATTAAGAGCTTCCTTCAGTAATTGGTATATCTCAATCATCAAACACTCCAATATCTAAGAAAGAGtaagataaatatgataaaaattgaatgtACTTCAATTGACCGGGATTGAAAGGGCTAGTTAAAAAccaaaagacaaagaaaataatataaaatgaaaataagtaaACTTTCATTCACCATTACCACAAGACGGGGGCCTGGCAGAGaatatgacaattaatattcattttagagAAGTTGTGCCATATATATTTTCTGTCTTCTGATACTATTGGAAGAAATTCATTTTATAGAAGTTGTGCTATATTTTCCCACTTTCGCCAAGCATCATTAACCAAGTAAGAATGAAATACCCAAAACAAATGTTCATGGGGGTAAAAGTTGCTTATTAGGAAGGTCTAACCCAAAATAGCAATTTGTGAAGAATTATGGGGTTTTGTAAATGTATAAGTGTAAGTATAGGGTTTAAAGAGAAAGTTTCCTTTAACTTATTAAATAAGCCATTAAGCTTTCTTCTTCTACGAGGAAAAACAGAAAGCGCAgaggagaagagagaaaagagagaaaaggagagaagaaaagaaaggagaaagaaaaagagaaaaaaaaggggaaagaaaaagaaagaagagaaaggagaaGAGGAAATTGATAGAAAAATAAGGATAAGGTACcaaattttcatctaataaaCTCTAGGGTTTGAAATCACTATTCAAATTgaggattttcaaattttaactatGTTGCTTCAAATTGGTACGAATAGGTGAAGAAAGAGGAagattgataaagaaaaaacagCATCAATTTTGGGTCTACCCAAATTGTAAGTGGAAAACAAACCttgaactatatttttttttaaatcatacaaacttatgtttttgttttcaatcctTGATAAATggtattatgaattttattatgcaTGTTGTTGATTTTCATTTTGAGTAACTGTAAAGGCAACTTAAATTCAACGTTGTGtattattgtaaatttgaatgttaaattaattgaagttaTATGTGTGTGGCTGCGAGCAAAAGTCAATTAATTCAGTAATGACTGGTTGaaattctgaatatttaattattgatgttgAGTAGTTGTAGAGTTGAAAGGCATTTAAGTAGTTCTATGGGTGATTGAGATTTGTTGaatgttaattgatttaatgTTTATGTAGCTTTAAAGTTGAAAgtatttaattcaattctacAGGtgactgaaatttttttatgttaattgatTTAACGTTGTATGTAGCTGTAGAActgaaagatatttaaatatagtTCTATGGGGGCTTCAAATggttatatgttatttgaattgatgTTTGTGAGCATGTAGAATTGAAGGTGATTTAAATCCAATTTATGGATGACTACAGTtgctaaataatttatttatttattaatgagtGTATAACAGTAGAGTTGAAAAAACCTTAATTCAGTGATGAATATGACTATATTGTTGAATGCTATCAAATTGGTATTGTAGTGGGGTGTAGAATTgaatattgttaatttaatatagCGAGGTCATGGTTACCTAATGATGATTAttctaagattttattattgagttattaaattatgaatatggtattaagaaaattatgttGTTGCATATCTGGTGATTAGTTGCTCTGCTTGTGCAGTATTTTATGTCAGGTATGACAGATTTTCAGTTGCTTTGCTTCCATAATATTTCACTTCAGGTATGACAGATGTTAGTTGGTCTACCTGTGCAGTATTTTATGATAggtatgacaaatttttaattgcTCTGCCTGTGTAGTATTTTACCCCAGACATGACAGATTTCAATTGCTCTATCCAAGCAAAACTCAGCATGTTAGATATGACAGTTCTTTCTCGCTCTATTCGTGTTGGGGACATCCACTGGGTATGATAGATTTCTCCTTGAGAATATTAGTAGTGATGTACAACTTAAGTTATTGTATTGGCGAAAggttcataaataaataaagaaaataaaaatatgagttattGACAATCAAATCTTCTTTTTAAAGATGATATTTTCTAAGCATAATTTTATCACTCATGCAATGTGTGttcctttaaatttattcaGAATATTGAGTATGCATAGAAATTGTTGGCAACCTCATTGCCATAAGTGTGTTaccatataaagaaaaatatatttgcatGTGGTCATGAATTTTGTTTATTGGTAAATGcaacttttgaaatattttgggaGGTTGTGGGTTCATTCAATGAGAATTACAATAATTAGTTCAAGAGTGATAttcctaattaattttaattattaacagtaaatgattttaatttaatagtgaTGTttctaattatttctttagaaattaaatatctttgaatgagttaatatatgataaactcttgtatatttttattgatatatatgtcaTATGCAACAATGTTTTATAAACTATCCACTCACTAAGCTTTTA
The genomic region above belongs to Mangifera indica cultivar Alphonso chromosome 15, CATAS_Mindica_2.1, whole genome shotgun sequence and contains:
- the LOC123197766 gene encoding disease resistance protein RPS6-like, which produces MAASSSLTTRFEHDVYLSFRDEDVRHFIDRLNEALLDDKIKIFIDDKLVRGEETLHAIEKSKISVVVFSENYASSKSFLEELEKILGCRRLYGQVVIPVYYHVDPVDVKNQTGSFGHGFSRVEERYKENPERLTRWRDALKEAANISGFSADAIRPDDGLVEDIVEDILEKLPDISPEYEQVEEVKMPAVVGLSADFIVEADDLEGLRWSESELQGLRWSESESQGWWFESESHDLWSKYESQGWRFLSVFFLVMEAISVVLDEYGKSNKNFLLAAFVLSAFGFIITIYAFIRKRNTAAYKQRAERELAWVEVAFSVVQLVISFSQYILAVAKVKNSYSPSLFPLVFALVVVVFAFKKKQISHSQEQVLDP
- the LOC123197769 gene encoding uncharacterized protein LOC123197769, producing MERYLLENFDVRPEHLSAEVLERWRNQCGIIKNPKRRFRFTANPSKRYKVDAMPQGTQDLRSESELQGLRCSESELQCWSFESELQSRSESKSQVLRWSESELQGLRWSESESQGWWFESESPGLRSKYESQGRRFLSVFFLVMEAISVVLDVYGKSNKNFLPGIWT